Below is a genomic region from Pyrococcus kukulkanii.
CTTCCTGGGGATGCTGACAATTCCTGGGATTATACTCGGCTTAATTCGGTATAGAGACGTGTTTTTACCCTCACTCTTGGGAATACTGGGAGCGGGAGTTCTGTTCATTGTGTTAGGTGACAACTTAGTAGCGTACAAGCTGTCCTCATATTATTTTACATTAAATGCCCTCGCAATCCTTGAATCGCTGAACTGGCTCTCTGAGAACTTGAAGTGGAGCAAAATAATGCCTTTAGCAGTTATTCTCCTTATGGGAACTTCGGCCATAACTGTAGGTGACTATGCAAACTCTCCATGGACAGCCATTGGGTTTAAAGATCCGTGGTACAATGACCTCAGGTGCTGGATACTTACCAATTCCGACGTAAATATGGTGTTCTTGAGTAGCTATGAGAGCTCATTCTTTCTGTTTTCCATCTCTGGAAGAAAAACGGTGCTGTTTAGAAGAACTCATGCATCTCCATTCGTGGATTACGATAAAAGAAGCCTCGATATAGCCATTGCACTTGCGGGCAATGATACCGAAGAATCGCTAAGAATTCTCAAGAAATACAACGTGGCCTATATCTATATTGACAGCTTCACAAAGAGAGATCCAATTTGGGTGCCCTATAAGTACTCCAGTATCCTCAGGGAAAAAGGAATTGAGTGCAGAGTTGGATATGTCCCGTATGACCCTGCAGACCCTAAGAGCGTGAAGATAAAGGCGTGCCGAGTTAAGTTTAAAATTAATCCCAAGCTGAAAAGGATGCTAAAGCTTGTATACTCTAACGGAGAAACGAAGATATACAAGCTTATTAATGGACAAGACAATTAAGGTACGGGGGAAAGATAATGTACCTGACCAAAGAGGAAGAGCTCGCGCTTTCGGGGGAATACGGTCCCGCAGTTCAGAAGGCCATGGAGATTTTGGTTGCCCTTGGCGATATCTATAACGCTGACAGGTTAATCCCGATAAAAAGCGCTCAAATAGCTGGAGTTAGCTATAAGAATCTTGGAGAGTACGGAATGCAGTTCCTAAGGGACTTCGTCGAGATGGGGGCCAAGGTTTCCGTGTACACAACCCTAAACCCTGCGGGAATAGGGGATGAGGAGTTCACGGAAAAACAGCAGGAAATCCTTGACTTATATAGGGCAATGGGTGTTGAGATAACTTCTACGTGCACGCCTTATTATGGTCCAAACCTCCCCAAGTTTGGTGATCACCTTGCTTGGAGCGAAAGCTCGGCGGTAAGTTTCGCCAACTCCGTTTTGGGTGCAAGAACGAACAGAGAAGGCGGTCCTTCAAGCTTAGCCGCCGCGATAGTTGGGAAGACGCCAAACTACGGCCTCCACTTAGAGGAGAACAGGAGGGCCACCCATCTAATAAAGATTGAGGCTGAAGTAAGGGAGAGAACTGAGTATTCGATCTTGGGCTATAGGATAGGGGAGATCGTTAAGGATGGCGTGCCCTATATAAAAGGGATAAGGCCAGATGTCGATGACCTAAAGGCAATGGGGGCTAGCATGGCTGCGAGCGGTAGCGTTGCCCTCTACCATGTTGAAGGCGAGACTCCAGAGTGGAGAACTGCTTTAAACGATGTCGTTGAGGAGATATTAATTGATGAAAAGGATCTCCAGGAGGTTAAGGAGAGGTTCTCGGCCGAGTGGAGGGAAGTTGATTTTATACTCTTAGGATGCCCACACGCTTCCCTCAAGGAAATCAAAGAGATAGCGGAACTGTTGAGGATGAGAAATAGGCCTCTAAAGGTTCCCCTCTTTGTAACCGTTAGCAAGTCGGTGAAAGCATTGGCAGACTACCTTGGCTATACGGAGATAATTGAGAGGTACAACGGTAAATTGTTGAGTGATGTTTGCCTTGTCGTGTCTCCAGTGAACGAGTGGTACTCGGGTGTGGCAACCAACAGCGGAAAGGCGGCGTTCTACTTCAAGTCTTTTGGTCTGAACGTTAGATTAGACGGCCTCGAAAAAATAATTATGGAGGCGCCATGATGAAGCTGAAGGGTAGGGGGATAGGAAAGGGTGTAGTTGAGGGAGTAGTAATAGTTTCAAGGAGGCCACTCTCATTTTTGGGTGGCGTTGATCCCGAAACTGGAATTATTACGGATGCCGAGAGCGACATAAAGGGGGAGAGTATAAAGGGAAAAATATTGGCCTTCCCCAGGGGTAAAGGGTCGACTGTCGGCTCTTATGTAATATACGCCCTAGCGAAGGGTGGTAATGGTCCAAAAGCATTAATCGTCGAGGATGCAGAGACGATAGTAACGGTTGGTGCGATAATCTCCGGGATACCCCTTGTAACTGGAATAGACATTAAAAAGCTGAAGACGGGGATGAGGGTCAGGGTAAACGCCGAAACTGGGGAGGTGGAGATAATTGGCGAAGGGAATCTATGAGTGCATACAGTGTGGTCACAGG
It encodes:
- a CDS encoding ArnT family glycosyltransferase, translated to MMNKQSSDPAFLLFFSAFSISLVIALVSKFKSIPGPPYGGDLYFHTGIAQAIMFGNPPFRDPTSVGEYAFYPWLYHLIVAFLGKILGIFFVVTKVVPILILTLSMLVLYQIARENFNRRVAIVAVLIPLALKFPEAHPRALLSMVMIPLFYLALFRFSRDRDVKNSVFLGVSWGLAGLTHVLGTFGAGAILLTKTVMDKIKRMKIKYNIVAIAIGVTILLLFWGPLLFVYHAKTPNPYQELVMRHFTLPEFIVSFLTFPLSFSGLKIFLGMLTIPGIILGLIRYRDVFLPSLLGILGAGVLFIVLGDNLVAYKLSSYYFTLNALAILESLNWLSENLKWSKIMPLAVILLMGTSAITVGDYANSPWTAIGFKDPWYNDLRCWILTNSDVNMVFLSSYESSFFLFSISGRKTVLFRRTHASPFVDYDKRSLDIAIALAGNDTEESLRILKKYNVAYIYIDSFTKRDPIWVPYKYSSILREKGIECRVGYVPYDPADPKSVKIKACRVKFKINPKLKRMLKLVYSNGETKIYKLINGQDN
- a CDS encoding aconitase X catalytic domain-containing protein, with amino-acid sequence MYLTKEEELALSGEYGPAVQKAMEILVALGDIYNADRLIPIKSAQIAGVSYKNLGEYGMQFLRDFVEMGAKVSVYTTLNPAGIGDEEFTEKQQEILDLYRAMGVEITSTCTPYYGPNLPKFGDHLAWSESSAVSFANSVLGARTNREGGPSSLAAAIVGKTPNYGLHLEENRRATHLIKIEAEVRERTEYSILGYRIGEIVKDGVPYIKGIRPDVDDLKAMGASMAASGSVALYHVEGETPEWRTALNDVVEEILIDEKDLQEVKERFSAEWREVDFILLGCPHASLKEIKEIAELLRMRNRPLKVPLFVTVSKSVKALADYLGYTEIIERYNGKLLSDVCLVVSPVNEWYSGVATNSGKAAFYFKSFGLNVRLDGLEKIIMEAP
- a CDS encoding DUF126 domain-containing protein, with product MKLKGRGIGKGVVEGVVIVSRRPLSFLGGVDPETGIITDAESDIKGESIKGKILAFPRGKGSTVGSYVIYALAKGGNGPKALIVEDAETIVTVGAIISGIPLVTGIDIKKLKTGMRVRVNAETGEVEIIGEGNL